In Cicer arietinum cultivar CDC Frontier isolate Library 1 chromosome 7, Cicar.CDCFrontier_v2.0, whole genome shotgun sequence, the genomic window NNNNNNNNNNNNNNNNNNNNNNNNNNNNNNNNNNNNNNNNNNNNNNNNNNNNNNNNNNNNNNNNNNNNNNNNNNNNNNNNNNNNNNNNNNNNNNNNNNNNNNNNNNNNNNNNNNNNNNNNNNNNNNNNNNNNNNNNNNNNNNNNNNNNNNNNNNNNNNNNNNNNNNNNNNNNNNNNNNNNNNNNNNNNNNNNNNNNNNNNNNNNNNNNNNNNNNNNNNNNNNNNNNNNNNNNNNNNNNNNNNNNNNNNNNNNNNNNNNNNNNNNNNNNNNNNNNNNNNNNNNNNNNNNNNNNNNNNNNNNNNNNNNNNNNNNNNNNNNNNNNNNNNNNNNNNNNNNNNNNNNNNNNNNNNNNNNNNNNNNNNNNNNNNNNNNNNNNNNNNNNNNNNNNNNNNNNNNNNNNNNNNNNNNNNNNNNNNNNNNNNNNNNNNNNNNNNNNNNNNNNNNNNNNNNNNNNNNNNNNNNNNNNNCTTCTGGTTGAAGCCTTAAGGTAATTTGGTTCCATGAAATATTGGGCGGAAGGATTGTTTGCTTCTGATTCTATCTTCAATGAAGTTGATTTGGTCGTCTTAAATTTCAACACAGTATGGTTGTTACTGAACTTCCTCTGGAAGATGCTAAGAGAGCTCTTGAGGCGTTATGCATACCAGTTATATCTCCTTTACAGGTTAGTGTCTGTCTGCTTAGATTTCAAGTTTTTACGTATtcttttgataattttgtttGTCTGCATTTTGTTCCACCAGGAAGCTATCAATCAAGGTCCTGAAATCTTAAGTAAAAGTCCTTCTCGCCAGTTAACGATTCATATAGATCGATTTGCTTACATATTTAGGTGTGTTCGATGATTTGTACTTTTATGTCTTCACACCCCCAACCCTTGccctttaattaaattaataaatatttgttatcaaTACTAAACATGCAACTGTATCTGCTTCTAGATATGTAAAGCATCCTCAAGTTGTGGCAGATGCCATCCAACGGCTCTGGCCAATTTTTAAAGCTATTTTTGATCTGTAAGTCGTCTCAAATTACTTCTCATGTCCGACAGTTCTTTGGTTTTCTTTGTTTCGTAGTGACCTTTTATCTTTTGATGCCTGTTTATCtgagactttttttttatcatcattgATGTCAGTCGTGCTTGGGACATGAGAACGATGGAATCTCTTTGCCGAGCTTGTAAATATGCAGTAAGCTGGACCGTTAACTCTGCtacaatttttgtattttgaagaaagtaattaataatatgACGTTTCATATTGAGTATTGGGAAAAATCCAACTCCCATATTGACTAGAGATCAGGCCCGATTACCCTAGGCGTGAGGGTGGGTATTGAGAAAAGTTCAACTCCAGTATTGGCTAAAAGATAAAAGTCTAAAATAGAGCTTATAAAGCCTAGACAATGCTCGCTTTACAAGCCAATATTGTGGAGTTGAGCTAGgctcaaaatataatatttagttatgcAATTGATTTGGCCATTCATGGTTTCAATCCTTGTATGTCTTTATATGTTTCACAtgttaaataatcaattttcacGAGGTCGAAATGAACTATGTTTATGATGTGTTTTTTCCCTTGGGTGATAAAGCTAAGTTTTCAGTTGGCTAAGAGACTGTAAGACACCTGAATGAACAAGCTCAACTTAGTTCCATGCATTTTCCACATTGAAAATATTAGTTTGTATTATTCAATGCTATGTAGCAATATTCTATTGCATGTTTCTAGGTGAGAACTTCTGGAAGGTTCATGGGACTCACAATAGGTGCCATGCTGGAAGAGATTCAGAGTCTGTATAGGCAGCACCACCAGCCATGCTTTCTTTATCTCTCTAGTGAAGTTATAAAGGTATTCAAATCTTACCATGCTAACGTGAAACCTTTATTGTTCATGTAAGTAATTGGTGTGTATGCATACAAAAGTGAGGTTAGATACACCTTTTTTCTTTGAaagatgatttttttctttttttacctAGGGTAAATATTTGAGTGTCTTCTCTATTTCAAAGCCTTTTTGTCGTCTAGTTTATGATTATTTTGGCATATTATCTGCCTTGTTATATTGTGGCTAGTGCTTGCCTTTTCAGCAACAGTGTACAAAATTATTCCCTTGGATGGCATGGTCAATGAACTAATTTTCTTACTTTCTATAACTTTGGTGGTTGGTTTCTAACATTTCAGATATTTGGATCTGATCCATCTTGTGCTGACTACTTGAAGAATTTGATTGAGGCACTTTTCCATCATACATCACGCCTTCTCACAAATATTCAGGTGTGTGATTGAAGTGTGACCTTGCTATATCACCTTGGGGAACTGATGCCcacaatttcttaaaaaaaagtgtGACCTTAAACACATCCTTCCAGATCTAtggatagtattttaattttttatcatatttttttggtGCAGGAATTCACAGCCCGACCTGATATAGCAGATGATTGTTTTTTGTTGGCTTCAAGGTGTATTCGCTACTGTCCTCAGTTGTTTATTCCCTCGCCTGTTTTTCCTTCATTAGTTGATTGCTCTATGATTGGGATCACAGTACAGCATAGGTagactctctctctctctctcccccCTCCCCTACACAGACACTCAACCGTGAAAGCATCCTCTACTGTTCTACAATGCTAGTCTGTAtttaaacactttttttttgcTTACCATTTATTCTTGAGATATTAGGAATCCCATAATGTTCAAGCAGCTTCATTTCTTACTTCCTCGCTTGCGTATCATGATCATGTACAACATATTACATCTCTGATGAATTGCCTTTATTTTGTGCACTGTCTTTAAGTTAAGGAGTCATCTGCATGGAAAGAGGGCCTACATGAAATTTCTTGTATCTTATAAAATACAGAATTACGAAGATTAGTTGCTGAATGAAATTTAGAAGTGAATTATTTTCCACTTAAAATACCAGTTATTTTATATCAAGTGACATTGctgtttgaaatatttttctacCTTCAAACATATTTGTTTCTCGTTTTGGTATGATTGCTGCAAGTTCTGTAATTGTGAGTGCTTCTAACTATGCTACGATTATTTAGCCCTTTGTAACATGGTTGTTTAACCCTCTTCTTTCCTGCAGGGAGGCTTCCAATTCCATATTGCATTTCTTTTCTGATATTTTTGATCTGGCAAACTCCACAATGGGGGAGCAATTCATACCGATCAGAGATAGTATAATTATTCCTCGAGGTGCCAGCATTACCAGAATTTTGGTTGCTTCATTAACTGGAGCACTTCCAAAATCTCGAGTAGAAGTGGTAATTTCTCAAGTCAATTTGactgcatttcattttcatatatatatatatataacacttTTTGATAggataaattttaactaaatttctGTGCACCTGAACATCTCTCAGGTGTCTTACACACTACTGGCATTAACTCGATCATACGGGATGCAAGCATTGGAATGGGCAAAAAAGAGTATTATGTTAATTCCATCAACAGCTGTCACAGACTTGGAACGATCAAGATTCTTGAAAGCACTTTCAGATGTGGCATCTGGAGGCGATACCAACGGACTAATTGTTCCTATTGAAGAGTTCTCAGATGTTTGCCGGCGCAATAGAGCAGTTCAGGAAATAGTTCAAGATGCTTTGAGACCACTTGAGTTGAATTTGGCGTGTGTATCATAGAGGATCGGTGAACGCCTGTGATAGGGAGGACCATTTTGTTTAGGTCCTGTCTATCGGTTAGGCCAGTTGGTTGtgtattatttgttatattcttttttatcgATCATTCTCCAATTTTTTGGGAGAAGTTGCCCCTGCATGTGTTGGCCGGGAAAAATCAAATGGGTGTTGTATCTTTTATTCTTGAGATGTGGGTTTGGTGAGTTATGTCGTTGTCCTGGTTGTCATATTTGGGGGCTGGAGGATACATGGTATACAATTGTAAGTCAATGAAACAGAAAAAGCGGGGTAAAATAGAGTACAGTCATAAATTGCTGCAATTTAGCTTTTTAATGAATACCAATTTGGGAATGTGATTATGTTCAGTCGTCAAAATAATCTttcgattttaaaatattgaattgattTGTTTTGGTTTGAATTTTACTTATTTGTGATGATGTTTATTTGTGATGATTTGAAGTTATAATTTTGAGGTCTTTTTTGAGGCTTGTGGTAGCACGATAGCGTTGGAGCTAAAACtttgattttcaaatttattaaataaaaccaTGGGGATACGTTTAACTGAGGGGAGAAGAGGAATTTCAAAATGTTGTGTTTGGTTGGATGAAGAGATGAGATTTTTAATTGAGGGAAAATGTAAAGTGATATTGGAATGCTAACAAATGtctcaataaaaatagaaattttgttttaaaatgtatatcaaaaattgtgtatttaacttttgaaatgtcaaaatttattattaatataaatttatttatcttttacttaatatttattttggtcttttatttattttttttaatttatttttttcttttataaaactGAATACTAGTCATTTTTACTGTAACTTGTTTATGAACtctgattttgaataaattataaaattaagtgtGTAAACTTAaagatgaaatataaatataaattttcttttatgttatttattttaaaatatataaaaaaatactttttttaagtGCAAACCTATAATTGGAACCTATAATTAGATTAAatgaatgtttgttttgaaaggataatataataaatacatattaacaattttttataagaaattcCAGTAACCAAATATTACTATAAGTTTTTATatgattgtaaaaataattaaaatatatcacttgtaaaatatagacataaattaataaaaataaataaataactaaaataaatattaaataaaaaataaaattatattaaagtaCACGGAACAAAACTTAGGTGCAAAGTAATATACCatcatacatatttatttaattattttgcagAGTAATAACCACCATCATTCAATATTTATTAGTCATGATATTTGGCTATATACctaaacaattttaatttttgtgcaAGCAAACACAATATAGAAAATTTGAGTGTCACTAGTCTTACTCTATTTTCTCCATGGGTTGCGGACGACCCTCCATTTTCTCCCACTTCCTTATTACTCCTCTTCTCCCTCTCTTCCACTTCTTTccccttctctctctctctctctctttcccatttttttctccttttccCCCTCTCTGTGTTAGAGAtacactttcttttttttttttttgaccaacactttctttttttttaacatttaagtATTTGTTGTGGTACGTGTAAAATCTAAAACCTACGGCAGTTTTTTTCGGTTGACAACTCTTTAAATTGGCTTCATTGCTCAATCATTTCATTTTCATGGACCATGATTAAAGagaattacaaataaattaacgtttaaataggaaaataaaaaacattgacACTACGACCACATCTATTCTCCgattttggtttttttagaTCCATCTTCTACAGTTCTTGCTATTGatctcttttttcttctttcaggTTGGCCCTTTTTTATCCATTTTGATTGAAACTTTACACATTCTCCTTTTTGGAGTTTGGTTTTTTCTTCATGCTCttgctttgttttttttatgtttcttcttTTAGTGTTAGTCTTAGATTGCAAAAtgtgatagtttttttttaaggattttTAAGTTAATCAAAGTTTAATTCTTGAAGTTTTAGTGCAACATTTGTGATAGTGATCATTATAAACCTTGATGATATTCATGAAACTTGCAATCACAACCATGAAATCATTCATGGCGCAGTCATTGTCTCATGTTATAAAAATACAAtgacatatcaaaataaataattttggttAAGGGAACTTGTTTCAATgcatcaataataataaagaaaatacaaGTCAGATGATATTAATAAAGAGTGAGACTAGTGTGAAATACCATTGATGAATAATTACAAGTTTCACACTCTAAACTCTAATGAGTGTTAACTTTAGAAGAAGAGTTACATCCAATTTTTTTGGATTGGCTTGTTTCTACTTGTTGACTGGATGCTAGATAGtttttgttgatattttcaATCCATTTAATCTAGAACAAGGTCATGACCATTCTTTGCCTTTGTGTGTTTTTGTTAGTATCAGAAATCAAGAAGCTTGCATTGCATATGGATTGGTGAAGGAGTTAGTAAGGTGTGAAAACATGGCGTTGAAAAGCATGTGCAAGCATTGGTTGTGTCTGCCAAAGTCACACGTTGGTGAAGATGTAACTCCAATTGAACCTTTTCAACAGGGACAGTGGGCAAGTCTACCACCTGAATTGCTTTTGGACATAATCCAAAGGGTTGAAAAGAGTGAGACATCTTGGCCTGCACGTACTGCTGTTGTTTCTTGTGCTTCAGTATGTAAATCATGGAGGGCCATCACCAAAGAGATCATCAAGACTCCTCAACAATGTGGAAAGATTACGTTTCCTATTTCATTAAAGCAGGTAATAAATTCTTCACCACTTTTTTTGTTCCAAACCCATATCATTCTTATCCCTCAAgtttattatgttttatttacttCACATTATAACTTCAGAAGACAGGTTCAAACTTCTGTATAGGAGAATTGTAAAAATGATCATTAATGtaattgttattaataataacttctatgttttcttttctttgtgtATGAATAGCCTGCTCCCCGTGATTATCAAATACCATGCTTTATTAAGACGAAGAGAGAAACTTCTACATTCCTGTTGTACTTAGGTTTGGTGCCAAGTAAGTATTTCATTGCTGAAAcattctatctttttttttctaagaCAAGGAATATCTACTTTCATATTTCTCATCTTTAAATTACTCACTATGAGTGTTGAGTTTTATTGTCTACGTATTTAAGCAGCTTGTGTTTGGTTTGGTGTATTTGTATAGCGAGGAATCAACGATGTAAGTTGTTATTAGCCGCCAGAAAGACAAGAAGGGCCACAGGCACGGATATTGTCATATCCTTGGCTGCAGATGATTTTTCTCAATCCAGCAAGAATTATGTTGGTAAACTGACGTAAGTTTTGGTCGATTGGAACATGATTGCCCTTTTATCGCCTTTTCATCCTGCCCTGTATAATCTTCCCAACTTGATTTTTATACATTTGGCAGGTCTAACTTTTGGGAAAACAAGTTCACTATATATGATACTCATTCTCCATATGATACTGCAATTCAACCAAACTGTCAAGGTGCGAGATTTAACTCGAAGCAGGTTTCGCTAAGAGCTCAAGCATGTTGCTGTCTTATTAGCACCATTTTGTATGACCGGAATACTCGCACGACTAGGAGGCCAATAAGAATGTCCTGCTTCATGAGCTCAATACCCGGCTCAGCTATCGATAAAGATGGAACCGCCCCGACTCCAACATCTTTACCTCCGGCACTGAAAAGGAAAAGTCCAATGACAGACTCATACTCCAACAGTGTATCAGAGCTACCAGGACTTAGTGAATGCTCTGTCACACCCTTGGTACTCTTAAGCAGACCTCACAAATGGTGTCAGCCGCAGCAGTGTTGGGCCAATGACCGTATTACGGTGAATTCAGTAAATAACTTTCAACTTGTAGCTAGTATGGATTTATCTCGTAATGTTTTCCCTGAAGAGAAAGATAGGGTAATC contains:
- the LOC101501226 gene encoding tubby-like F-box protein 5, translating into MALKSMCKHWLCLPKSHVGEDVTPIEPFQQGQWASLPPELLLDIIQRVEKSETSWPARTAVVSCASVCKSWRAITKEIIKTPQQCGKITFPISLKQPAPRDYQIPCFIKTKRETSTFLLYLGLVPTRNQRCKLLLAARKTRRATGTDIVISLAADDFSQSSKNYVGKLTSNFWENKFTIYDTHSPYDTAIQPNCQGARFNSKQVSLRAQACCCLISTILYDRNTRTTRRPIRMSCFMSSIPGSAIDKDGTAPTPTSLPPALKRKSPMTDSYSNSVSELPGLSECSVTPLVLLSRPHKWCQPQQCWANDRITVNSVNNFQLVASMDLSRNVFPEEKDRVILQFGMISTNTFIMDYSYPLSAFQAFAICLSSFVAKPIR